cgagaatgTCGACTATATTCAATGACATCTagtatattcgaggacatcgactatattcgaggacatcgactatattcgaggacatcgactatattcgaggacatcgactatattcgagaacatcgactatagtagaagacatcgactatattcgagaacatcgactatagtagaggacatcgactacattcgaggacatcgactacgttcgaggatgtcgactatataacgtgacatcgactatattcgaggatatcgactatattagaTGACATCTACTATAGTATATGACATCTACTATATTTAAAGAAGTTGACTATATTAGAGGACTTCTACTACATTCGAGGATGTCGACTATATTAcgtgacatcgactatattcgaggacatcgacaatattcgagaaCATCTTCTATATTCAATGaagtcgactatattcgagaatgTCGACTAAATCCGAGGACACCgattatattcgaggatatcgactatattagaggacatcgactacattcgaggatgtcgactatattacgtgacatcgactatattcgagaacatcgactatattagaggacatcgactatattcgagaacatcgactatagtagaggacatcgactatattcgaggacatcgactacgttcgaggatgtcgactatataacgtgacatcgactatattcgaggatatcgactatattagaTGACATCTACTATAGTAGATGACATCTACTATATTCAAAGAAGTTGACTATATTAGAGGACTTCTACTACATTCGAGGATGTCGACTATATTAcgtgacatcgactatattcgaggacatcgacaatattcgagaaCATCTTCTATATTCAATGaagtcgactatattcgaggatgtcGACTAAATCCGAGGACACCGATTATAtccgaggatatcgactatattagaggacatcgactacattcgaggatgtcgactatattacgtgacatcgactatatttgaggacatcgactatattagaGGACGTCGTCTGCTTTATTCGAGTACATCGTCTATATCCGGAAATAGTCGAGCATATGACCAATGCTCATTGAGCATATGAGAATATATCGAGTAAGTTCAGTTCGATTGTAATTGGAAGACAAATAAATTATGACTCGATTGTACTGGAATTCACTTCATATACATAAGTACAATATTGCGCACGCCAGTAATATTATGTTTTTTACAGATGATGtagcgccgcaggccgtggagaatttaaaaaaataaaaaaagcggggtcgaggggcggcagcccccgcaaAGGGGGGTCAAGGGGGGAGTATCCCCCCTTGCACGTCCTTATAAACTTTGATGTGGATATTTTGTCCCGAAAGTCATTACAATTTCTGATTCATGGTTTTCTTAATGCTTAATGCTTCCTAATAAGTGGAGTTCTTGATTAATTTTTCCTGATTTGTGTTTCCTGAATAATGTTTCCTGATTTTTGTCTACTGATTATTGGATTCCTGATTTTTGTCTTCCTAATTAATTCATACATCCACAGATTTTATATCAAACACTAGATGATACGCAAAtgaatagattgtggaaattgttatcgtcactaccACAAAAGCGATGGCACTGCCATCGATTTGGTCctttgagatacgaaatttaaaaatcaaaatcatttgttaggaaattcaattttcgatcacattgtccatgaaaatattgttcgatgaagtgacagaagtgaccgacttgccgacagcgtcaatcattgagacTCTCAATTtgagagtcctgtgaaatagtgcttaaatccacaatctatagATTAAGAGAATTGTTGCCTATATTGCCTGTTTGACTAGTGGATCGGTACCGGTTTCGAGTGGATTTTGTGTTTACATGTTGCCACACATTGTTGAAGCGTTTTTGTAGAAAAAGGTTACGCAGATTGTTTGATGAAACACGCCTTCACCTAGCACAACTTAAAGATCCACAATATATGCTACAATGCACTGCTACATAGAAcagacaaaattaatttcaaaatcctCGTGCGTAAAAAGACTGATATCGAACAAATCAATCTAAATCTAtggaagtagcagatttttGTGAAAGGCTTCATAAAATCACTTCTTATTTCGCTTTTCGTTCAACGGATTGAACGGTCTGACATTAAGTGACGACTTTAATTTTCACATCTGATAGCCAGAACAAATTCTACGGAAATAACACTCACCTGAAACGTGTCCTTTATATCAATTAAATCCATTTGCAAATTTCCGCTTATGTTTAAATGTTGCAATCGCTTCAACGGCTCCACACTGACCGTATCCAAGCGAACAAGTTTGTTGTACGATAAATCGAGATGGGTTAAGTTGGTTAAATTATTGAATGCACCATTCGTCACTTTGGCTAACCGATTTCTCGACAGATCTATTTTATGGGTAAAAATGGGTAATgagaataaatatattttggcGTCGACGTGTTATAAATATTTGCGAGGGAATTGTTCGTTTTAAATGCAATGAAATGTTTCATGTATTCGCTGGACAAAGCATAGTTTCGGTGTTTAGTTAACCAACATCCGTCGATTAATATAAATTAGATTTGGAGattgaaaaatagttttttcatgCGCTGATTgtgttttcaattattttctctcCTCAAACGGCTATGAGAAAATTGGGTTTTCTTGACCACTGGTCGAATGATATTTCTAGTGTAGCACTTTCTCTTccgtggggagaaaatagaacttttctcattcaaactgtcactttgtttatgttttcgaaaatgacattacgaatcgatttttttgtttcgtggagaagAACGGTAAAACACAACATACACGCATTAAAAAcgctttgtttacttttgagagaaatgtgaaattccaactcgagcgaaattaccgcgctcgcttcgctctggccacaaacgTTGCTCTTGTTGgagtttcctattttctccactcggTAAACAAATTACTATTGGTTTCTCCTTCCATCGTGTATTACGTCTCACTGTTGACCAACCAATATTTTGCAAACAATTTGCTCGAGCAAATTATTATCGAAACTTATTTAACCAAAAAGGGTCAGTCTCATTTGAGAAgaataaaatatggaaaagttGTAGCCGAGGGTATTTATAGCCCACAATTTGCAGGTATTTGTCCGGTGAGTGCACAtgctattaaaaaaaatcgtgctCAACTCACCTAAAAATTCCAAACTTTTCTGACGAATAAACAAATTGTCGATGACAACAGATAATTGATTCCCGTCAATGCGTATTTGCTTGAGCCGCTTTAGGTCGTGGAACTcttctttttctaaatatttcaactggaaaaaaaaatttagaattataGAAACGGCGCGTCCGGCTAATATAAATCAAATGCCAAACCCACCTCATTATCACCCAGATCTAACACACTCAAGTGCTGCAATATATTGTACACTTGTGGattgattttcttcaaattgcaTCGTCTACACTTCAAATCTCTTAATTCCTATAAATAGAAAGATACAAGAGAAGCAgacgaaaatttcgattttattagtGAAATCCATTTCGAAATTGATGAAGCATTTTTGTTCCATACCGTTATATCTTTGAACACATCCGGAGGCAaatcatttaatgaatttccaCTTAAGTCTAAGTACTTCAATTTACTTAGCATATAAAATGTTCTCGACACCAGTTCCTCGATGGAATTATCGGCCAAATTAAGACGACGCAAATCCtacgtaaataaattaattgaattcgaaTGTATAACATATTGCCGTTGTACacgtcgaaaaaaaaaaacgaacagaCAGACAAATTACAATCTAAACTCAAAATgctgaatttttcatttgaaatacgAAAATCGAGTGGTCGTTAAACTGGAAAGTTATAAAGGCATCATTCTAAATAGCTCCGATGGCGCGATTCAGCATGTCCAAATCGTATCAGTAAAATTGTTCTTCAAAGTAATGTTTATTGAGCTGTAAAATCTAACTTGATGAATGCTCGAAATGTGATTTTGGAGTCGGGACTTGGAATGATTGCAAAAAGttcttgaattttattgagGCATCATTAGCATGCATTGCTTTTCCATGATGCAAATAATTGTTTCGCAAAAAGTACagttcatccgattttgtgtCTAAGTTTCAATCAGCTGATTTACCACCTGATCCATTCATACAGTGACACTGTTTTACCAATACGACGCGGATGCGTGGAACTACGAAATCCGTGTAAAGGCGTGTGAAAGAACCATGTTTTCACGAGTGGAATATTCGGTAAAACAGCTGCTGCAAACGTCgacacaaatttgtttaacacgAACTGACAACTACCAATACGATCTCTAGCAACctaactacatttattaaggtggtaaaaatgcaacgtagCCTTTTACATGTGAAATGAGGAATTAGTCAACAAGTAAAGGAATAaagtggtattttgacagcgtcaaaacgaaatttgtttgctagaaaggatattcaaattacaaataaaaaatcgagCGAAAACTcactttcaaatgaaaaaagacTCCACTGGCCattcgatgaattttattccCCGACAAATCCAATTCATGCAAACCATCTTGTCCTCGGAAATTATCATCGGTGATGGTCGTAATGTTATTTCTAGCCAAATCTGTCGTAATACAATGTATTGGGTAATTCAATCCAAAAagacaaaataatttgtttctcGTCCATCAAACGTACCTATCATTCTCAGGCTCTGCACACCCCAAAAGGAGTGCTGTCCGATAGCAGGCACATTTGAATCGgttatttgtaaaatttctaatttcgtAAACGAACTGAATAGCGATCCGATGGTGAACGTATTTCCTCGGCCAGTGATTCGTATGACTTCAACGTTTGTATCAATTTGACGTTCCGGAAATTTGCGCATATTCCCTGTTGGCAACgataaaatgaacaatgaaccaatgtcatataaaatataattttcaataaaacctTTGTTGCATATCGTCTGCAATCTTCCTCTGTCGTCTAAACCACAAGAACACTCAACGGGACAATTTCCGAAACAGATAACCCCATCAAGGAATATCATGTGCACCAAAGCTAACAGTATCGCCCACTTGATAGTCATTCTGtaacaagaaaattattaGTTGTAGAGAGTGTGTATTGCATGAAACAATTAAAGTTATTAGCATAATTAGTTGTTAtattcaaaacatttcaactcAAAATCAAATTGGGGTAATTGTTGTGGCTTTTTGTCATAAATGACGGAAGCTGTTCTGTATCCGGTTTTTCCGATAGTGGTGTATAACAAAAGAATGGGCGCTACAGTCAAACAGGTAACTGTTTAAATAGCTTTTATTACAAGTTTGTTCAAAGTTTTGCGAGCATTTCTTGTTATAATTACGAATTACCATTTTTGTATGCGAATGGTGGTCAAgaattgtaaataatttcatatGATGGCAACggaagataaattgaattttacgcCAACACAGTTGTGCGATAAAGTTCGGATTAACTACTAATTGACGAGGCGTTCGGGTAGTGCTATTTGAAATCATGGAATGATCAATAaacgacttttttttttaaatatcgtGATGATCACTGTTCGAACGCTTTTTTCGCAAACAAGATTTGGAAATTGGAATTTGGAAGAAAGACCTCAATATCTCATATCATACCagggaagtaatttgatatttcttatccagatgagtaaaagtttCCGAGGCCGTCAGCCCGATGTAAcgtttactcatcgtgatacaaAATATCTAATTATTTCCCAAGTGCAGTCTAATGCTTTTATGTGTCGAAGCAACGATAAATACAAACTCCCTGTCAgagctgatgcataatgttagtcttaccacgcaaagaaataaaatccattacatgactcggaataaaaataaaaagtctcgttttcgtgtgtgtaTTGAGCTCGGCTACGTCTACGCCGCGGATCAAccaaattcacacaaaaactcttcttttcatctttttctcaattattatgtaaaatacgttttttacgagtgatgaaaagacTTTGCCCTAGCGAGGCAAGTGCCACTTTACACCCCTAGTAAAGTAAACTCCggtcaaatttaatttgttttccaaCATCTTCCCAATTTTTACGAATATGGAAGAATTCAAAACAAGATTTTCCTTTAATAGTCcctgaaaaaattctgttcGTGATTGGCTGTTATTATCCACGTTACAGAATTTTATGCTATCTCTACGCTATTCATACGAATAAATTGCCTTTCGCTCACACCAGTCCTCCACGTtacattttgtcgatttttatATAGAACCGCCCAGTAAATAATCTGCGATAAATAATACTAGATTTCACCCGAGTAATAGTCATTAACTTAAAACAAGAAATATGAAGTTaaaaagtcgagttttcgtgtgacTATTGATGATCCGAAgcgaagccgaggttaatAGATACAACAAAAATCGAGGACATCCAAGGACATCAGAAGAAATGCAAGAATTATGAAAAGTACtattttcgacgcatgtaaatACATTTTCCACCATATCAAATAGATACGTATGATATTTTACTCAACAAAGCAAAACAAATCTTGACAGCATGATGTCCTACTTATCTCTCTCTAGAAACACTTAGATAAATAGGTGAAGGTTCGCTCGTTCGGCATGAGTTTAAATATTTAGGTGAAAGCGTCCTCAGGGGTTCCAAAATTGAGTTTGCTGCACACATTTTAGTGACAAACATTTATTCCATGTGATTGTATCCACAGTTGTACATGAGGAGGTTACGCTGATCACCATCTTTTCACTGGGCcgtatcataaaaaaaaacatggcgACTATAGGTAGCTCTATAAGTACATTTCAGtacgaaatttcaactgaactgAAATGGCGCtacaattttgtgtgaaaattacAGCAAAGTTCAGGGAATTTTTGCGATTGGTGTAACATCTTCAATCTTCATATTCAACCTTGGATATATCAACAGGCCAATAATGTGTCTTTTCCGTTAGCAATTGGCGTAATCTCTTTTCTATAAAAGCTTGACAACCTTTCATTTGTGGCAACGTCTATTAACCAAAAAACGATATACGGTGGCGATTCACgttaaaacaaagaaaacaagAACAAATTCCTTCATCCTTAAAGGAAATTTCTTTAATCGAAACGATGGGTAACAAGGGAGAAGGTACCTACCGTAATGTGAATAGTGGGATTATACAGACATTGCTTTGGTATGAACTACAAACTTGcaattcgtcaaaataaaaaaagtctcAACAAGAACGCAGCTGCTATTCTATTGAAACATCCAAATTTTGATTCAGAATATCCAGAGCATTTTCctcaacaaaatattaaaatattttctagaaaaatttatttgaccgAAGTCCAGCAAGACATTGATATAATAAACTCGTTACCTTGTCAAGATGGTCACCGTTTCAATTATGTTACCCATATTCACCCAAATATGAAAGTAGTTTCATTTGATACATGTGCACAATGTGTACATTCCATTCTATTCattctaaaataaattcaaaacatgTTCCAAGTCAACAAATTCATATCCGTACATCAGATGAACCTTTCCTGGAATTTTGCGATCCAGTATTACGTTCACGTCATATAACATCTacattcaaattcaataatAATCGTATGTCCATGTccacacaattttttcttctccatCATTTCGGTGAGAGACCTTCCCACATCTGCTGCCTTGTTGGCCAAATATGTATAATATCTGGATCTGTATACATCCGTTCTTCTTTTTATGTATTCAATTTGTATACACATTTGTATATGCATGTATTCTTCACCTCAATTTCATAACACCCAACCAGAAGTAATATGTCCATGGATGGATATATTTCaagaatgtgttttttccGTCGTCTAGTGTGTGGTATCAATTCAAAAGagagcgaaaaaaaacatttataatCGAATTGACCCTTTTTATGACATGTGGCTATGAATTGGGGATCGGTTATCGCAAATCATATACGTAAGGGTATGTGATATTTCATAATCttataaccgaaaaaaaatgaatgctGGAGAAATACGCGGGACACTGACGTAAAGATAAAGGAAGATGGAATGTTGGCAAAGGGTCTCTTTGTTGCGTaggtttaaaaaataaaatgttaaatttatcgAAGCATGATGAGGAGAGAATTcgtaaacgaaaaaaattaaatttgctgaGTGTGGGGAAACTATAATTGATGTTGCACGAATGGGATTGGGATACACATTTCAGGGTGTATTCTTGAATGAGTACATGAAGTAGTAGACTACGTACCTGCTaggaaatttgttgttttaactAAGTGGACGCAGTGTTCGGCTCTGGCTATGATCCGCTAgtcaaaacaacattttccagcaagcaaataattattattgttcGTGCAGAAGCGGTCTATCAACAATTTTCAGTAACAACCATATGACCGATGGGGACCGCACTGAAAAGAGTTGCATAGAGTTgcaatctgaaaaaaaaagtatcgaAGAGTTGCACTCAAAAATAAAGcgttgcaaaagagttgcacgcagaaaaaaaaaagttgcgaAAGAGTTGCACAAGAAAACAGAGTTGCAAATTCAGTGCGGTCCCCCTCGCATATGACACCATTACGTATCTGAAGCatgtaaaacaaattatttttcattttagagaACGATAGGCAATAGGCATGGAAcatgtatatatccatatCCAATACAGTAACCTTCGTTCTTATCTGCATTCTGAAAACCCCGGTTCCTTTATCACGGAATAAATTAACTCGAAAGAAAAGCAGAAAGAAGACGATatgcgaaatgagagaaaatttattcgaaaatatcTTCAATATAAGAATGGGAGCATGTTTTCATTATCTTCTTACCctttaagaatattttattcacaaaCTTATTCATTCAACATCTTATTCATATGTTAATTGGGAAATTGTCTATATTTTGTGAATGTTTGTAGCGCACACATCGTCTATACACGTCGAAGCGATATAGCTAGAGCTCAACAACTTTggtaatttataaaattaacagGAATATCCTTTCAGTGCAGTAACAGAAAGTTGGATTACTTTGCATTAATAATTTAACGAGATTTCAATCTTGGAATACAAGCGTAATGTCGAAATGGATGTTGGACGATTTGCATTTTTCTATTTCGAGAGCGATAAAAATCGGATTtcgtagttgaaaaattgaattaccattttttccagttcaacaaaagaaatctTGTCGATTAAGATAGCCAAAGTCACCGTGGTATTGAACGGTGaagaaaaccaattttccaGATCTAGATCTTTGCACAGATGCGTAGGATCTGACTTTCCGCTCATCAGGCCCCTGATACAAAATTGTCCTGTTTTTTATCGTACAGGACTTTACTAAGAGCTATCATTCCGTTCAGTACCTGTACAGTACGGTAGGTAACGGCCACCACACATCTAGTGCGTAAAACAACATCATTTCACCATCTGGTTAAAATAGCTATTGTACGCTTAAGAGCCATTCACAAGCTTGTGCTcgatacattttcaaaaaacctTTCCTTACATTTTTGGGAGGGGGTTTCTAAAATTCGTCATTTAACGTacttaaggctcggaacgggttcgggttgacctgaTCAGTTCAGGTTATGACCCGAACCGGTTTtagacccgaacctgaactaaGACTttgggttcaacccgaacttgacccgaacctgaattttcgatttctggttcaaaccgaacccgacccgaaccaGAAGTTATTCAACCCAAACTTGACCGGAACctgaatttccatttcgggtttgacccgaacctgatctgaacccgaatttttcaaatagatcaggtccggttcgggtgacccgaaaattttacactaaaaaatgccaaaaatttcgggttaacCCGAACCGGActtgatttatttgaagatctcgggttcagatcaggttcgggtcaaacccgaaatgcaaattcgggttcgggtcaagttcgggttgaataacttcgggttcgggtcgggttcggtttgaacccaaaatcgaaaattcaggttcgggtcaagttcgggttgaacccgaattcttagttcaggttcgggtcaagatcaggttcgggttccggtctgaccgaacccgacccgttccAAGCCTTAAACGTACTTTATGAATGGCACCCAAGCAGCAACATCGACATTTTAGCAGTATTGTCGATAAACCCATCATCCAACAAGAGCGATGTTTATGGCCAGATGTTCACAATTTCACTCGATTTGGAATTCTCTTATTTCTCACAGAGgtgaacaaaatgttttttatatgtgcgaGGTGGGATCTACCGTTTGTCTCCAGGAATCAAAAAacttcgatttttttgaaaacataaacaaagcgACAGTTTAAGTGAGAAAAGGTCTGTTTTCTCGAAAGtgaacttttctcactagaaataTAGTCGGCAAATTGGAACTTTATCATTGCCTActgaatgaataaaataaggaaaatctcaacgcacacataaaaaaagttcacaacgcaggcgagaaaataggtTTTTTCTTCCCTCCtctgaaatatgaaaaactttGTGTTTAACTCGAGAAAAACGTTGGATATTGTATTTTTTCGGATGAGTTGTTACGATCTGCCCACAAACAACACAAAAGAAATACGAATTGTCTCCCctagttgaacaaataactatttccaaGGAAACTTCGTCAATCGTTCATTGATCTCGATAAATTTGCAAGCCAGTTAAATCTCGATACGACCAGGCACGTATTCTCATTAGCGTAGGTAAAAATCGATAATAACGTTAGGTGCGTGTTTATTATGCTAACCAATTTTTAATCgcatcaaaattgaaacaacttAAATATGATCGATGAAACAATATACATTGTTCAACCCTGACCTATCCATTTATTTTACAACACACCGAGTTTTATGTATGCTCACgatgtaaataaatatattgtGAACGACATGAAACTCATGAcatgcaaatttatttgacaATACCATATTTATTATCTGGAAGTAATGTACAAAT
Above is a genomic segment from Bradysia coprophila strain Holo2 unplaced genomic scaffold, BU_Bcop_v1 contig_24, whole genome shotgun sequence containing:
- the LOC119077735 gene encoding toll-like receptor Tollo isoform X2 encodes the protein MTIKWAILLALVHMIFLDGVICFGNCPVECSCGLDDRGRLQTICNKGNMRKFPERQIDTNVEVIRITGRGNTFTIGSLFSSFTKLEILQITDSNVPAIGQHSFWGVQSLRMIDLARNNITTITDDNFRGQDGLHELDLSGNKIHRMASGVFFHLKDLRRLNLADNSIEELVSRTFYMLSKLKYLDLSGNSLNDLPPDVFKDITELRDLKCRRCNLKKINPQVYNILQHLSVLDLGDNELKYLEKEEFHDLKRLKQIRIDGNQLSVVIDNLFIRQKSLEFLDLSRNRLAKVTNGAFNNLTNLTHLDLSYNKLVRLDTVSVEPLKRLQHLNISGNLQMDLIDIKDTFQSLRELRSLFVAEMGPLPMELLVPFRQLKALNLSGNHLDNALLQILKPVTSLELLDLSRNQLNGVNAAIASKLRRIKDVILTKNPLICDVCHLGSLISVMPSVEWPTIPECFLPESLRGASVIDINVNALDECMDFFHDEGHDAASTSHNFLERSLLIGNLNVLAFVCGIIFVMFAAIVLISLVYYSRHRARYYTHEEKRGDDPNHC
- the LOC119077735 gene encoding toll-like receptor Tollo isoform X1, giving the protein MTIKWAILLALVHMIFLDGVICFGNCPVECSCGLDDRGRLQTICNKGNMRKFPERQIDTNVEVIRITGRGNTFTIGSLFSSFTKLEILQITDSNVPAIGQHSFWGVQSLRMIDLARNNITTITDDNFRGQDGLHELDLSGNKIHRMASGVFFHLKDLRRLNLADNSIEELVSRTFYMLSKLKYLDLSGNSLNDLPPDVFKDITELRDLKCRRCNLKKINPQVYNILQHLSVLDLGDNELKYLEKEEFHDLKRLKQIRIDGNQLSVVIDNLFIRQKSLEFLDLSRNRLAKVTNGAFNNLTNLTHLDLSYNKLVRLDTVSVEPLKRLQHLNISGNLQMDLIDIKDTFQSLRELRSLFVAEMGPLPMELLVPFRQLKALNLSGNHLDNALLQILKPVTSLELLDLSRNQLNGVNAAIASKLRRIKDVILTKNPLICDVCHLGSLISVMPSVEWPTIPECFLPESLRGASVIDINVNALDECMDFFHDEGHDAASTSHNFLERSLLIGNLNVLAFVCGIIFVMFAAIVLISLVYYSRHRARYYTHEEKRGEAGEKSLDILTIKGNEISFKFPIDDRVCTIDELVPPSPPPPPRCKAPITKE